The Streptomyces sp. NBC_01255 genome window below encodes:
- a CDS encoding Yip1 family protein: protein MAGFRNGRGRDNRPPQQQQPQQAPYGYNAAPPPYPQQQWPPQSGQYGGQYGGQQGPQGGGQYGGGPQGQPQQQPYGEPEYFGDSYGQQQPPGQQAHAGTANNPGHTQMFSVDDPYGDGGGYQAAPPVPTGPRLPWKALLSGIVLRPADTFLRMRDHAVWGPALIVTFLYGLLAIFGFDKARDEAINATLSTAIPYVLMTALGFVVGGLILGAVTHTLARQLGGDGSWQPTVGLSMLIMSITDTPRLVFALFLGGENGFVQVVGWLTWLALGALLTVMVSRSHDLPWPKALGASAIQLVALLSLTKLGML from the coding sequence GTGGCTGGATTCAGGAACGGACGCGGCCGGGACAACCGCCCCCCGCAGCAACAGCAACCGCAGCAGGCGCCCTACGGGTACAACGCGGCCCCGCCGCCGTACCCGCAGCAGCAGTGGCCCCCGCAGAGCGGCCAGTACGGCGGTCAGTACGGCGGTCAGCAGGGCCCGCAGGGCGGCGGCCAGTACGGCGGCGGCCCCCAGGGACAGCCGCAGCAGCAGCCCTACGGCGAGCCCGAGTACTTCGGGGACTCGTACGGGCAGCAGCAGCCGCCCGGACAGCAGGCGCACGCCGGCACGGCGAACAACCCGGGCCACACGCAGATGTTCAGCGTCGACGACCCGTACGGCGACGGCGGCGGCTACCAGGCCGCGCCGCCCGTCCCCACCGGCCCCCGCCTCCCCTGGAAGGCCCTTCTGAGCGGCATCGTGCTGCGCCCGGCGGACACCTTCCTCCGGATGCGGGACCACGCCGTCTGGGGCCCGGCGCTGATCGTCACCTTCCTCTACGGCCTGCTCGCGATCTTCGGCTTCGACAAGGCGCGCGACGAGGCGATCAACGCGACCCTGTCGACGGCGATCCCGTACGTCCTGATGACCGCCCTCGGCTTCGTCGTCGGCGGACTGATCCTGGGCGCGGTCACGCACACGCTCGCCCGCCAGCTCGGCGGCGACGGCTCCTGGCAGCCGACCGTGGGCCTGTCGATGCTGATCATGTCGATCACGGACACGCCCCGGCTCGTCTTCGCGCTCTTCCTGGGCGGCGAGAACGGCTTCGTGCAGGTCGTCGGCTGGCTGACCTGGCTGGCGCTCGGCGCCCTGCTCACCGTGATGGTGAGCCGCTCGCACGACCTGCCGTGGCCGAAGGCCCTGGGCGCGTCGGCGATCCAGCTCGTGGCGCTGCTGAGCCTGACCAAGCTGGGCATGCTGTAG
- a CDS encoding sensor histidine kinase → MRIRSGPWRVAELPTTRAGVERAFSYFTAGVRLGTVAQMVPAVQLGAARSPHEAGYLACWGAAALAAVAVSVVTLVRRRPPGTVVSVLDFGLACALLVLGPLVLAPWDRFGTWTAFQPGYALSVIITAGGVRALGVWAGSLLAVSVCYVVYLGGDVGSEMTSTAVGNVMTYVVYALVARMFFGYTRRIARDADASRARAAELARREEERRAQVMMHNGVAVMRLLTEQGDDVSRARLVGQAEVELRRMRSYLRGTDVYVSDAEGASVGLVPMVRRVCDRFADLNVVASLDLCTGLRIPAAQAEALERALGSLLLNVRVHARAHEVVVHLDDQETERGGWTLTVHDDGVGFEPASVTAGVGLREVVVGELRRRGLGVGIVSAVGEGTTVTVRSRPGPDADPPGPAHPTVRAAFADAP, encoded by the coding sequence ATGAGGATCCGTAGCGGTCCGTGGCGGGTCGCGGAGCTGCCCACGACGAGGGCCGGCGTCGAGCGGGCCTTCTCGTACTTCACCGCGGGGGTCCGGCTCGGGACCGTCGCGCAGATGGTTCCCGCGGTGCAGCTCGGGGCGGCGCGCTCGCCGCACGAGGCCGGCTACCTCGCGTGCTGGGGCGCCGCCGCCCTCGCCGCGGTCGCGGTGAGCGTCGTGACGCTCGTACGCCGCCGGCCGCCGGGCACGGTCGTGTCCGTGCTCGACTTCGGGCTGGCCTGCGCCCTGCTCGTCCTCGGCCCCCTGGTGCTCGCGCCCTGGGACCGCTTCGGCACCTGGACCGCGTTCCAGCCGGGGTACGCGCTGTCCGTCATCATCACCGCCGGCGGGGTGCGCGCCCTCGGGGTCTGGGCGGGCAGCCTGCTCGCCGTCTCCGTCTGTTACGTGGTCTACCTCGGCGGCGACGTCGGGAGCGAGATGACGTCGACCGCCGTCGGCAACGTCATGACCTATGTCGTGTACGCGCTGGTCGCCCGCATGTTCTTCGGGTACACCCGCCGCATCGCGCGCGACGCCGACGCCTCACGCGCGCGTGCCGCCGAGCTGGCGCGCCGCGAGGAGGAGCGGCGGGCGCAGGTGATGATGCACAACGGCGTCGCCGTCATGCGCCTGCTGACCGAGCAGGGCGACGACGTCTCGCGGGCCCGGCTCGTCGGCCAGGCCGAGGTGGAGCTGCGGCGGATGCGCTCCTATCTGCGGGGCACGGACGTGTACGTCTCCGACGCCGAAGGGGCCTCGGTCGGGCTCGTCCCGATGGTCAGGCGGGTGTGCGACCGCTTCGCCGACCTGAACGTCGTCGCCTCGCTCGACCTCTGCACCGGCCTGCGGATCCCCGCCGCGCAGGCGGAGGCGCTGGAGCGCGCGCTCGGGAGCCTGCTCCTGAACGTCCGCGTGCACGCCCGCGCGCACGAGGTCGTCGTCCACCTCGACGACCAGGAGACCGAGCGCGGGGGCTGGACGCTGACCGTGCACGACGACGGCGTCGGCTTTGAGCCGGCGTCGGTGACCGCCGGGGTCGGACTGCGCGAGGTGGTCGTCGGCGAGCTGCGCCGGCGGGGACTCGGCGTCGGGATCGTGTCCGCCGTGGGCGAGGGGACGACCGTGACGGTCCGGTCGCGCCCGGGGCCGGACGCGGATCCGCCGGGGCCGGCGCATCCGACCGTACGGGCCGCCTTCGCGGACGCGCCGTGA
- a CDS encoding GH25 family lysozyme, translating to MTRTVAGAEQWARLHVTDGGAAGFDNGSNWSDMCQSLMFRACDLSSSRGTAYDAWEASGEGHPDYSAAPRGAFHWWANAVRLTPGHVALDLDGGGTRCLMATGHLSGGEDFAPGGYRIGTQSVARYNSLAGLVYLGWTLDNVGARMADVGTPGPGGSTYPLTADDQRVLQTLAQRGGYTGPVDGAIGVNGWKGVQTAVRGYDYTGPIDGVPGAATYKAVQALARDGGYTGPIDGVLGPNTILGVSGWLSAHPPSTPPAPGPAPTPSPTDAVYGIDVGTSQADLDFLAARSAGFRFCVVKSGGSNDGTHQPYTSPHYVRQVDEARAAGFLVGHYWMTGWGAAATDAAYFLAHLRDYRPGEPLMVDVEGVDQSPVWTDAQTAEFIGIVKARLGTTPFLYTYSSLLQSRSWPQTQATGAKLWIADYGAPAGSPRIGTAYPAWAIHQFSDTGSVKGVAVDLNQAKPDAFGSAVLPPPGPNPIPDPAPDIPLADGVTLQRIAQLGGYTGPLDGVLGPLSWKGIQTFLTQLGLYGGPVDGAPGPNTYKGLQTLAQRGGYTGPVDGIMGPNTYAGLRGYLAQAGGTGPVTISTADAKTLQQLAQRGGYTGPVDGVLGPLSWKGVQTVLAQGYSTGPIDGTPTPETYKGLQRLAADYGYSGPIDGVPGPNTFAAVRTYLSVTGTGPGPISTADGTTLQKIAKGGGYTGPLDGAMGTNSWKGVQTVLRGYGYTGPLDGAPGTATYKGLQTLATAGGYTGPIDGAMGTNSWKGVQTVMRRFGYTGPIDGAPGTNTYAAMQRMAVLGGYTGPADGVLGSYSWAGVQACLRGSGYSGLIDGAPGTATYVALQRLAQTGGYTGPLDGVPGTNTYRALSNLVA from the coding sequence TTGACGAGAACGGTCGCCGGGGCGGAGCAGTGGGCCCGCCTGCACGTCACCGATGGTGGTGCCGCCGGCTTCGACAACGGCTCCAACTGGTCGGACATGTGCCAGTCGTTGATGTTCCGGGCCTGCGACCTGAGCAGCTCGCGGGGCACGGCGTACGACGCGTGGGAGGCGTCGGGAGAGGGGCATCCGGACTACTCGGCGGCGCCCCGCGGGGCCTTCCACTGGTGGGCCAACGCGGTCCGGCTCACGCCCGGCCACGTGGCCCTGGACCTCGACGGCGGCGGCACGCGCTGTCTGATGGCGACGGGCCACCTGTCGGGCGGGGAGGACTTCGCTCCCGGCGGCTACCGCATCGGGACCCAGTCCGTCGCCCGGTACAACTCCCTCGCCGGCCTCGTCTACCTGGGCTGGACGCTGGACAACGTCGGTGCGCGGATGGCCGATGTCGGCACCCCGGGCCCCGGGGGCTCCACGTACCCGCTGACCGCGGACGACCAGCGCGTGCTGCAGACGCTCGCGCAGCGCGGCGGCTACACCGGCCCCGTCGACGGCGCGATCGGCGTCAACGGCTGGAAGGGCGTGCAGACGGCGGTCCGCGGCTACGACTACACGGGCCCGATCGACGGCGTGCCCGGCGCGGCGACGTACAAGGCGGTCCAGGCCCTGGCCCGGGACGGCGGCTACACCGGGCCGATCGACGGCGTCCTCGGCCCGAACACGATCCTCGGCGTCTCGGGCTGGCTGTCCGCGCACCCGCCGTCCACGCCACCGGCGCCGGGCCCGGCCCCCACCCCCTCACCCACGGACGCGGTGTACGGGATCGACGTCGGCACCAGCCAGGCCGACCTGGACTTCCTGGCCGCGCGCAGCGCCGGCTTCCGGTTCTGCGTCGTGAAGTCGGGCGGCTCGAACGACGGCACCCACCAGCCGTACACCTCGCCGCACTACGTCCGGCAGGTCGACGAGGCCAGGGCCGCCGGGTTCCTGGTCGGCCACTACTGGATGACAGGCTGGGGAGCGGCGGCCACCGACGCCGCGTACTTCCTCGCCCATCTGCGTGACTACCGCCCCGGCGAGCCGCTGATGGTCGACGTCGAGGGCGTCGACCAGAGCCCGGTGTGGACGGACGCCCAGACGGCGGAGTTCATCGGCATCGTGAAGGCCCGTCTGGGCACGACCCCGTTCCTCTACACGTACTCCTCCCTGCTCCAGTCCCGCTCCTGGCCGCAGACGCAGGCGACGGGCGCGAAGCTCTGGATCGCGGACTACGGCGCTCCCGCCGGCAGCCCGCGGATCGGGACGGCGTATCCGGCGTGGGCGATCCACCAGTTCAGCGACACGGGGTCGGTCAAGGGCGTCGCCGTCGACCTGAACCAGGCGAAGCCGGACGCGTTCGGTTCGGCGGTCCTGCCGCCCCCGGGCCCGAACCCGATCCCCGACCCGGCGCCGGACATCCCGCTGGCCGACGGCGTGACGCTCCAGCGGATCGCGCAGCTGGGCGGCTACACGGGCCCGCTGGACGGCGTCCTGGGCCCCCTGTCGTGGAAGGGCATCCAGACCTTCCTCACCCAGCTGGGCCTGTACGGCGGCCCGGTCGACGGAGCCCCCGGCCCGAACACGTACAAGGGACTGCAGACCCTGGCCCAGCGCGGCGGCTACACGGGCCCGGTCGACGGGATCATGGGCCCGAACACGTACGCCGGGCTGCGCGGCTACCTCGCGCAGGCGGGCGGTACGGGGCCGGTGACGATCTCGACGGCGGACGCGAAGACGCTCCAGCAGCTGGCGCAGCGCGGCGGCTACACGGGCCCGGTGGACGGCGTCCTGGGCCCCCTGTCGTGGAAGGGCGTCCAGACGGTCCTGGCGCAGGGCTACTCCACGGGCCCGATCGACGGCACCCCCACCCCGGAGACGTACAAGGGGCTCCAGCGGCTGGCGGCCGACTACGGCTACAGCGGTCCGATCGACGGCGTGCCCGGCCCGAACACGTTCGCGGCCGTCCGCACGTACCTGAGCGTGACGGGCACGGGCCCCGGCCCGATCTCGACGGCCGACGGAACGACCCTGCAGAAGATCGCCAAGGGCGGCGGCTACACCGGCCCGCTGGACGGCGCCATGGGCACCAACTCGTGGAAGGGCGTCCAGACGGTCCTGCGGGGCTACGGCTACACGGGCCCGCTGGACGGGGCGCCCGGCACGGCGACGTACAAGGGACTGCAGACCCTGGCGACGGCGGGCGGCTACACGGGCCCGATCGACGGCGCCATGGGCACCAACTCGTGGAAGGGCGTCCAGACGGTGATGCGCCGCTTCGGCTACACGGGTCCCATCGACGGCGCTCCGGGGACGAACACGTACGCGGCGATGCAGCGGATGGCCGTACTCGGCGGCTACACGGGCCCGGCCGACGGCGTGCTCGGCTCGTACAGCTGGGCCGGCGTCCAGGCGTGCCTGCGCGGCTCGGGCTACTCGGGCCTGATCGACGGAGCACCCGGCACGGCGACGTACGTGGCGCTCCAGCGCCTGGCCCAGACCGGCGGCTACACGGGCCCGCTGGACGGTGTGCCCGGCACGAACACGTACCGGGCACTGAGCAACCTGGTCGCCTGA
- a CDS encoding peptidoglycan DD-metalloendopeptidase family protein, with product MTENEARHRCGGGQDDHHPVVPAGVSRRTLLRGAVVGGGALAAGGLVLPTSAYAVPALYNPFGAYAVTGPWDPPYHNGIDYGMAVGTSLPACGAGTIENIAYNGTGGHTVTIHHAEGYRSQYMHLSQFLLSNGASVAAGTIVGRSGGAAGADGAGNSTGPHLHWHVINASGVRVNPLSVVGGGTPPPSSGGEGLTLQKIAGAGGYTGALDGVPGTNTWKGVQQVVTGYAYTGTIDGVPGTNTYKGLQRMAAKGGYGGPIDGAMGTNSWMGVQTICRRFGYGGPIDGAPGTNTYAAMQRIAKLGGYTGPADGILGGNSWKGLQRLFTGFGYTGPIDGAPGKNTYMGLQRMAQLGGYGGPVDGVPGDYTWAALAKLV from the coding sequence TTGACCGAGAACGAGGCACGGCACCGTTGTGGCGGCGGCCAGGACGACCACCACCCCGTCGTCCCCGCGGGCGTCAGCCGCCGCACGCTGCTGCGTGGCGCGGTGGTGGGCGGCGGAGCGCTGGCCGCCGGCGGGCTCGTGCTGCCCACGAGTGCGTACGCCGTCCCCGCGCTCTACAACCCGTTCGGCGCGTACGCCGTCACCGGCCCGTGGGACCCGCCGTACCACAACGGCATCGACTACGGCATGGCCGTGGGGACGTCGCTCCCGGCCTGCGGCGCCGGAACCATCGAGAACATCGCCTACAACGGCACCGGCGGCCACACCGTCACCATCCACCACGCCGAGGGCTACCGCAGCCAGTACATGCACCTGTCGCAGTTCCTGCTGTCCAACGGCGCCTCCGTGGCCGCCGGGACGATCGTCGGGCGCTCCGGAGGGGCGGCCGGGGCCGACGGCGCCGGCAACTCGACCGGACCGCACCTGCACTGGCACGTCATCAACGCGAGCGGCGTCCGGGTCAACCCGCTCTCCGTCGTGGGCGGCGGTACGCCCCCGCCCTCCTCCGGGGGCGAGGGGCTGACGCTGCAGAAGATCGCCGGTGCCGGCGGCTACACCGGAGCCCTGGACGGCGTGCCGGGCACCAACACCTGGAAGGGCGTGCAGCAGGTCGTCACGGGCTACGCCTACACCGGCACGATCGACGGCGTGCCCGGCACGAACACGTACAAGGGCCTCCAGCGGATGGCCGCGAAGGGCGGCTACGGCGGCCCGATCGACGGTGCGATGGGCACCAACTCCTGGATGGGCGTGCAGACCATCTGCCGGCGCTTCGGCTACGGCGGTCCGATCGACGGAGCCCCGGGGACGAACACGTACGCGGCGATGCAGCGGATCGCCAAGCTCGGCGGCTACACCGGCCCGGCCGACGGCATCCTCGGCGGCAACTCGTGGAAGGGCCTGCAGAGGCTGTTCACCGGCTTCGGGTACACCGGCCCGATCGACGGCGCCCCCGGCAAGAACACGTACATGGGGCTCCAGCGCATGGCCCAGCTCGGCGGCTACGGAGGCCCGGTCGACGGCGTCCCCGGCGACTACACCTGGGCGGCGCTCGCCAAGCTCGTCTGA
- a CDS encoding response regulator transcription factor, whose product MRPAVAVVDDASLIRESIGLLMPGLDVVASVATVEELVRRSPAVDVVLLDLHLANLEQQPDARQGIAAIRTLTRRGYRVCVYSQEERRFVLAACIAAGASGIVSKALPRDRAEQLFLDVAAGGTAVPQQVVGILEVLVRRDCITLLSERQRQILHGRARGLSYAQVARELFVSESTLRGYWFDLTRSLSDSLRGLTPGEIERALGLAPGDLLEYWAEGATDPLDPPDRKDWWRIGGRSR is encoded by the coding sequence GTGAGGCCCGCGGTGGCGGTCGTCGACGACGCCTCGCTGATCCGCGAGTCGATCGGGCTGCTCATGCCCGGTCTCGACGTCGTCGCCTCGGTCGCGACCGTCGAGGAGCTGGTGCGCCGCAGCCCGGCGGTGGACGTCGTCCTGCTCGACCTGCACCTGGCCAACCTCGAACAGCAGCCCGACGCGCGCCAGGGCATCGCCGCCATCCGTACGCTGACCCGCCGCGGCTACCGCGTCTGCGTCTACAGCCAGGAGGAACGCCGGTTCGTCCTCGCGGCGTGCATCGCCGCCGGCGCGAGCGGCATCGTCTCCAAGGCCCTGCCGCGCGACCGGGCCGAACAGCTCTTCCTGGACGTCGCCGCCGGCGGCACCGCCGTGCCGCAACAGGTCGTCGGCATCCTCGAAGTGCTCGTCCGGCGCGACTGCATCACCCTGCTGAGCGAGCGCCAGCGCCAGATCCTGCACGGCCGTGCCCGCGGCCTGAGCTACGCCCAGGTCGCGCGCGAGCTGTTCGTGAGCGAGTCGACGCTGCGCGGCTACTGGTTCGACCTGACCAGGTCGCTGTCGGACTCCCTGCGAGGCCTCACCCCCGGCGAGATCGAGCGCGCCCTCGGGCTCGCGCCGGGCGACCTCCTGGAGTACTGGGCCGAGGGGGCGACGGACCCGCTGGACCCGCCGGACCGCAAGGACTGGTGGCGGATCGGCGGCCGGAGCCGCTGA
- a CDS encoding (Fe-S)-binding protein: MQLAAIVVSIVITVVAVALFGRATVQIYRFVRLGQPVPAGTRTGDPTQRTITLVKEFLGHTRMNRWGIVGFAHWFVAVGFFSLLLTIVNAFGQLFQADWLIPIIGDWLPYEIFTEFLGLMTVLGILTLIVIRQLSSPTRAGRKSRFTGSKTGQAYFVEAVILIVGACIMTLRALEGVQHHVTSWEPGFFASYPLIALLDGLSLSTIQYLTYFVAALKIVTSFTWMITVSLNTNMGVAWHRFLGFPNIWFKRNSDGSTALGALQPMTTAGKEIDWEDPAEDAVFGVSQVEQFSWKGILDFSTCTECGRCQSQCPAWNTGKPLSPKLLIMSLRDHAHAKAPYLLAGGGKDMEGNEKATPEQLKDVPASAIAEAERPLIGTAEENGVIDPDVLWSCTTCGACVEQCPVDIEHIDHIVDMRRYQVMIESAFPSEAGTMLKNLEKKGNPWGLAKKARVEWTKEVDFEVPIVGKDVEDLSEYDYLYWVGCAGALEDRAKKTTKAFAELLNIAGVKFAIMGGDEKCTGDSPRRLGNEPLFQQLAQENVAMLNMAFGEDDDDPETKKPKSAKRIVSTCPHCFNTIANEYPQLGGDYEVIHHTQLLQHLIDEGKLIPVTPVDGLITYHDPCYLGRHNKVYTPPREIMSAVPGLRQQEMHRHKERGFCCGAGGARMWMEERIGKRINTERVDEALSLNPDIVSTACPFCLVMLTDSVNGKKNEGKAKENLQVVDVAQLLLDSVKTPAEPESAPEPEPAQ, from the coding sequence ATGCAACTCGCCGCGATCGTCGTGTCGATCGTCATCACGGTGGTGGCCGTCGCGCTGTTCGGCCGTGCCACCGTGCAGATCTACCGCTTCGTACGCCTCGGCCAGCCGGTCCCCGCGGGCACGCGCACCGGCGACCCCACGCAGCGCACCATCACGCTGGTCAAGGAGTTCCTCGGCCACACCCGGATGAACCGCTGGGGCATCGTCGGCTTCGCGCACTGGTTCGTCGCGGTGGGCTTCTTCTCGCTGCTCCTCACGATCGTCAACGCCTTCGGCCAGCTGTTCCAGGCCGACTGGCTGATCCCGATCATCGGCGACTGGCTGCCGTACGAGATCTTCACCGAGTTCCTCGGCCTGATGACGGTCCTCGGCATCCTGACCCTCATCGTGATCCGGCAGCTCAGCAGCCCCACCAGGGCGGGCCGCAAGTCCCGCTTCACCGGCTCCAAGACAGGCCAGGCGTACTTCGTCGAGGCCGTCATCCTCATCGTCGGCGCCTGCATCATGACGCTCCGCGCCCTCGAAGGCGTCCAGCACCACGTGACCAGCTGGGAGCCGGGCTTCTTCGCCTCGTACCCGCTGATCGCGCTGCTCGACGGCCTGAGCCTGAGCACGATCCAGTACCTGACCTACTTCGTCGCGGCGCTCAAGATCGTCACGTCCTTCACCTGGATGATCACGGTCTCGCTCAACACCAACATGGGTGTCGCCTGGCACCGCTTCCTCGGCTTCCCGAACATCTGGTTCAAGCGGAACTCCGACGGCTCCACCGCCCTCGGCGCGCTCCAGCCGATGACGACCGCCGGCAAGGAGATCGACTGGGAGGACCCGGCCGAGGACGCCGTCTTCGGTGTCTCCCAGGTCGAGCAGTTCTCCTGGAAGGGCATCCTCGACTTCTCCACCTGCACCGAGTGCGGCCGCTGCCAGTCGCAGTGCCCCGCCTGGAACACCGGCAAGCCGCTCTCCCCGAAGCTCCTCATCATGTCGCTGCGCGACCACGCGCACGCCAAGGCCCCGTACCTGCTCGCCGGCGGCGGCAAGGACATGGAGGGCAACGAGAAGGCGACGCCGGAGCAGCTCAAGGACGTCCCCGCGTCGGCGATCGCCGAGGCCGAGCGCCCCCTCATCGGCACCGCCGAGGAGAACGGCGTCATCGACCCGGACGTCCTGTGGTCCTGCACCACCTGCGGCGCCTGCGTCGAGCAGTGCCCGGTCGACATCGAGCACATCGACCACATCGTCGACATGCGCCGCTACCAGGTGATGATCGAGTCCGCGTTCCCGTCCGAGGCGGGCACGATGCTCAAGAACCTGGAGAAGAAGGGCAACCCCTGGGGTCTCGCCAAGAAGGCGCGCGTCGAGTGGACCAAGGAGGTCGACTTCGAGGTCCCGATCGTCGGCAAGGACGTCGAGGACCTCTCGGAGTACGACTACCTGTACTGGGTCGGCTGCGCGGGCGCCCTGGAGGACCGGGCCAAGAAGACCACCAAGGCCTTCGCCGAGCTGCTGAACATCGCGGGCGTCAAGTTCGCGATCATGGGCGGCGACGAGAAGTGCACCGGTGACTCCCCCCGCCGCCTGGGCAACGAGCCGCTGTTCCAGCAGCTCGCGCAGGAGAACGTCGCCATGCTGAACATGGCGTTCGGCGAGGACGACGACGATCCGGAGACGAAGAAGCCGAAGTCGGCGAAGCGGATCGTCTCGACCTGCCCGCACTGCTTCAACACCATCGCCAACGAGTACCCGCAGCTCGGCGGCGACTACGAGGTCATCCACCACACCCAGCTGCTCCAGCACCTCATCGACGAGGGCAAGCTGATCCCGGTGACCCCGGTCGACGGCCTCATCACCTACCACGACCCCTGCTACCTGGGCCGTCACAACAAGGTCTACACGCCGCCGCGCGAGATCATGTCCGCCGTCCCCGGCCTGCGCCAGCAGGAGATGCACCGCCACAAGGAGCGCGGCTTCTGCTGCGGCGCCGGCGGTGCCCGGATGTGGATGGAGGAGCGGATCGGCAAGCGCATCAACACCGAGCGCGTCGACGAGGCCCTGTCCCTGAACCCGGACATCGTCTCCACCGCCTGCCCGTTCTGCCTCGTCATGCTGACGGACTCCGTCAACGGCAAGAAGAACGAGGGCAAGGCGAAGGAGAACCTCCAGGTCGTGGACGTGGCCCAGCTGCTCCTCGACTCGGTGAAGACCCCGGCGGAGCCGGAGTCCGCGCCGGAGCCGGAGCCGGCTCAGTAG
- a CDS encoding sugar transferase, producing MTAKRAFDVLGGLALLVVLLPVLAAVALSVALGGTTPGRGVLRRRTVAGLDGRAFTMLTFRTRSPLAALPLLLHVVAGQMSLVGPCPLTPSHRECAGEGRRRLSVRPGLTGPWQISGRSELPWEERELLDLHYVDHHWLGMDLTILARTLPAVRRRRAARFA from the coding sequence ATGACGGCCAAGCGCGCCTTCGACGTCCTGGGCGGGCTCGCCCTCCTGGTCGTGCTCCTCCCGGTCCTCGCCGCCGTCGCCCTCTCGGTCGCGCTCGGCGGGACGACGCCCGGCCGCGGCGTGCTGCGCCGCCGGACGGTGGCCGGTCTGGACGGCCGCGCCTTCACGATGCTGACCTTCCGCACGAGGAGCCCGCTGGCCGCGCTGCCCCTGCTCCTGCACGTCGTCGCGGGCCAGATGTCGCTGGTCGGGCCGTGTCCGCTGACCCCGTCCCACCGCGAGTGCGCGGGCGAGGGCCGGCGCCGGCTCTCCGTACGCCCCGGACTCACCGGACCGTGGCAGATCAGCGGGCGATCGGAACTACCGTGGGAGGAGCGCGAGCTGCTCGATCTCCACTATGTGGACCACCACTGGCTCGGGATGGACCTGACCATCCTGGCGCGTACGCTTCCAGCAGTCCGCAGACGTCGCGCGGCAAGGTTTGCCTGA
- a CDS encoding phosphoribosyltransferase translates to MSEVRENLTYEGFGTAVRELAQTIADDGYEPDIVLSIARGGVFVAGGLAYALDCKNIHLVNVEFYTGVGTTLEMPVMLAPVPDAIDFSDKKVLITDDVADTGKTLKLVHDFCVDHVAEVRSAVIYEKSHSLVKCEYVWKKTDEWINFPWSVEPPVVRREGQVLDA, encoded by the coding sequence ATGAGTGAAGTACGCGAGAACCTGACGTACGAGGGCTTCGGCACCGCCGTCCGCGAGCTGGCGCAGACCATCGCCGACGACGGCTACGAGCCCGACATCGTGCTCTCGATCGCCCGCGGCGGCGTCTTCGTCGCCGGCGGTCTGGCCTACGCGCTCGACTGCAAGAACATCCACCTCGTGAACGTGGAGTTCTATACCGGCGTCGGGACCACCCTGGAGATGCCGGTCATGCTGGCGCCCGTGCCCGACGCGATCGATTTCAGCGACAAGAAGGTGCTCATCACCGACGACGTCGCCGACACCGGCAAGACGCTCAAGCTCGTCCACGACTTCTGCGTCGACCATGTCGCCGAGGTCCGCTCGGCCGTCATCTACGAGAAGTCGCACTCGCTCGTGAAATGCGAGTACGTGTGGAAGAAGACCGACGAGTGGATCAACTTCCCCTGGTCGGTCGAGCCGCCCGTCGTGAGGCGTGAGGGCCAGGTTCTCGACGCCTGA